GATCCTTCAGCTCTTGTAACTGGAACGTTTAAATTAGAGGAAATAAATGAAGCAGTAAAATTATTAGAGGAAGGCGAAGCTATAAGAAGCTTAATAATCCCCCGTTAATAAGGGGGGAACCTTGTAGTTCTTCTTCCAATTATAAACATTATTAGATAAATTATAAGCATTACTATTGTAAATATAATGCCTACAATAATTAAATTGCTTAAAGTTGAAGCAGGTACATTACCGAATGCTATCGGAATAGGACCAAGTAGTATCAAACCGGCGAATTGTGTATTAGGAGTTGTCGCTACATTTAATGATGACTGCATTAATACTCCTAAAAATATTAACATAAATCCAACGAGAATTAACGTAAAACCAGCGGCAATTAATTTCATATTTTAAACTTGCATAGTGACCTTATAAACTTTATCAGTGATTAGAATGTACCAGGGTGGAATAACTTCAATAGTATCTTCAGACAAAAACATTACAATATCTATAGCAGATAAATTGGGTAAATTACATGAAAATTCGAATATTAAAATATATTACAGAAAAAGAGGAGAGTATATAAGGTCAATATTAATATCGACAAATTATCCAGAGAAAATATTAGACTTAGCTGAGTTAATATCACTTTCTTCACTGGTAATATTTCATCTTCCAATAGAATTGTCTTGGATGGATGGAGAACTAGCGATGTTGATTGATGCTTTTAATATACATAATAAAATAATAACTAGTAATCTAGATATTATAAAAATTAAAAAAATTCTGGAACCATTAGGCTCATTTAGACAATTTGAATTAAATAATGATCTAAACAAAATACAAGAATTTAAAGAAGAGGATAAGGGTTTAGTGTATATTGATAGAGTATTTACAGTTAAGGGCGTAGGTACTGTTGTAACTGGTTTCTCATTTACAAATGTTGAATTGCATGAAAAACTAATAGCATTACCTTATAATAGAGAAGTAGAAATAAAAAGTATTCAAGTCCTAGATGAAGATCAGAAGAGTGTAGGTAGTGGCGTTAGGGTAGGATTTGCATTAAAAAATGTTAAAGAAGATGAAGTGAAAGATATTATGTATTTAATAAAACATGATGTAAAGTTTGAGAAAGAAATTGAAGGGAGATTAGTGAAATATCCGTGGTCAACGTTAAATCAAGGACAAAATCATGTAATAATCAAAGGACATTCTATATCTGTAAATATAAAACTAAATGAGGGAAAGATTAAAATTACATCCCAATATCCTATACCTATTATTGACTCTCAAATACCATTGTTAAATGTTAATGTAAAACAAGGAAAGCCAAGAATTATAGGATATATTATTTTATAAAGCTATAAGGGTAAATTTAGTTATGATAGAGGTAGATAATGCAATTTTAGCTGCTTATAATAAGGCTAAAGAGATAAATGGAAATGATAAAGTATATCTTTTCAAGGATTCTTATGGAGCTTATTATATGGTAATAATTAGAAGTTTAAGTTGTAGAGATAGATCTAAGATTATAGATGCGATTTATGATGAAATATATAGATATACAGATCAAGTTGATCTTACGATTTTATTTTTAACTAATGAAACATATAAAGAGTTTATAAATCAAAATAAGGATAATTTACAGAAGATAATATAAAAGTTGATTGGATAAATTTTCTAATCTGTTTCTACTATAGTTTATTCAGAAATTCTCTAATTAACTGTAGATTATTATCGGCACTAAAAAATACTGGTA
The genomic region above belongs to Saccharolobus caldissimus and contains:
- a CDS encoding TIGR00304 family membrane protein — encoded protein: MKLIAAGFTLILVGFMLIFLGVLMQSSLNVATTPNTQFAGLILLGPIPIAFGNVPASTLSNLIIVGIIFTIVMLIIYLIMFIIGRRTTRFPPY
- a CDS encoding translation elongation factor yields the protein MYQGGITSIVSSDKNITISIADKLGKLHENSNIKIYYRKRGEYIRSILISTNYPEKILDLAELISLSSLVIFHLPIELSWMDGELAMLIDAFNIHNKIITSNLDIIKIKKILEPLGSFRQFELNNDLNKIQEFKEEDKGLVYIDRVFTVKGVGTVVTGFSFTNVELHEKLIALPYNREVEIKSIQVLDEDQKSVGSGVRVGFALKNVKEDEVKDIMYLIKHDVKFEKEIEGRLVKYPWSTLNQGQNHVIIKGHSISVNIKLNEGKIKITSQYPIPIIDSQIPLLNVNVKQGKPRIIGYIIL